Proteins encoded in a region of the Marinococcus sp. PL1-022 genome:
- a CDS encoding alpha/beta hydrolase: MQHWNLTKEIRTTYGSIRYDVQGSGPPLVLIHGTPWSSFNWRHLLPALGRSYTIYYYDLLGYGQSEKRDSQDVSLGVQNQVLDELLDVWSLEAPIIIGHDFGGTTALLTHLLNERSFQQMILIDPVAVAPWGSSFFTHVSHHMDAFQGVPDFIHEAMVEAYVQGATYKPMTAETLAGIKAPWLGTEGQHAFYRQMAQADQKYTDAIEPRYGEVSAPALIVWGEKDAWIPVDRAHTLHKAIPGSCLELIPGAGHLVQEDAPTHLLACITDFLSEK, encoded by the coding sequence ATGCAGCACTGGAATTTAACCAAGGAAATCCGAACCACGTACGGAAGCATCCGCTATGATGTTCAAGGAAGCGGCCCGCCGCTCGTGCTCATACACGGCACGCCGTGGTCGTCGTTTAACTGGCGCCACCTGCTTCCGGCCCTCGGGCGCTCGTATACCATTTACTACTATGACCTGCTGGGATACGGGCAGTCGGAGAAACGAGACAGCCAGGACGTCTCGCTCGGCGTACAAAACCAGGTTTTAGATGAGCTGTTGGACGTCTGGAGCCTCGAAGCTCCTATCATTATCGGCCATGACTTTGGTGGTACCACCGCGCTCCTTACTCATTTGTTAAACGAACGCTCCTTCCAACAGATGATTCTGATCGACCCGGTGGCCGTCGCCCCGTGGGGCTCTTCGTTTTTTACCCACGTGTCCCATCATATGGACGCATTTCAGGGCGTTCCGGACTTTATTCATGAAGCGATGGTCGAGGCCTACGTGCAGGGCGCGACCTATAAGCCGATGACGGCGGAAACGCTTGCGGGCATTAAAGCGCCATGGCTCGGCACGGAGGGACAGCACGCCTTTTACCGGCAGATGGCCCAGGCCGACCAAAAATATACCGACGCAATCGAACCCCGCTACGGGGAGGTATCTGCCCCTGCCTTGATTGTGTGGGGCGAAAAGGATGCCTGGATTCCGGTCGACCGCGCCCATACGCTGCATAAAGCTATCCCTGGGTCCTGCCTGGAGCTTATTCCCGGTGCCGGCCACCTTGTGCAGGAGGATGCGCCGACGCACCTGCTCGCCTGTATCACCGACTTTTTATCGGAGAAATAA
- a CDS encoding ABC transporter ATP-binding protein, protein MKSSHQFQTEDIVAGYEQKMVLDHINVELRSNQINTIIGANACGKSTLLKAMARLLKPREGKITLDGKAIHKIPSKQLARTLGLLPQSPIVPEGITVADLVGRGRFPHQSLLKGWSLKDYQAVAEAMETMNITELAEQNIDELSGGQRQRVWIAMALTQQTDILFLDEPTTFLDITYQLEILDLLTDLNRRHGTTIVMVLHDVNLSARYADHIFALREGRLTASGAPSEVITADMMKEIYGLDCTVIEDPVSLSPMVVPKGRYHNESEG, encoded by the coding sequence ATGAAATCAAGCCATCAGTTCCAAACAGAAGATATTGTTGCCGGCTATGAACAGAAAATGGTTCTTGATCACATTAATGTCGAGCTTAGAAGCAACCAGATCAATACGATCATCGGTGCAAATGCGTGCGGAAAGTCTACGCTGCTAAAAGCGATGGCCCGTCTGCTTAAGCCCCGTGAAGGGAAAATCACTCTCGACGGCAAAGCCATACATAAAATTCCATCGAAACAGCTGGCGCGGACGCTGGGGCTGCTGCCGCAGTCCCCCATTGTGCCGGAGGGCATCACAGTTGCGGACCTGGTCGGAAGAGGAAGATTCCCGCACCAGTCTCTTCTGAAGGGGTGGAGCCTGAAGGATTATCAGGCGGTGGCGGAGGCGATGGAGACCATGAATATCACTGAACTCGCGGAGCAAAATATTGATGAACTTTCCGGCGGCCAGCGTCAGCGCGTGTGGATTGCGATGGCCCTGACCCAGCAGACCGATATTTTATTTCTGGACGAGCCTACGACGTTTTTGGATATTACCTACCAGCTTGAAATCCTCGACCTGCTTACCGATTTGAACCGCAGGCATGGAACGACTATTGTAATGGTGCTTCATGACGTAAACTTATCCGCCCGCTACGCTGACCATATTTTTGCCCTCCGCGAAGGCCGGCTTACGGCAAGCGGAGCACCGTCCGAAGTGATCACGGCAGATATGATGAAGGAGATTTACGGGCTCGACTGTACGGTGATTGAGGAT
- a CDS encoding aspartate/glutamate racemase family protein: MQTIGLLGGMSWESSALYYQLINEEVNRRLGRLHSARCLLYSVDFEEIEQIQASGSWKKAGERLGEAAAALERGGADFIVLCTNTMHKVAGTIESYINIPVLHIAEATIREIHRQHLSRVGLLGTKYTMEEMFYTEGLQAGGLEVTLPDPEARTEINRIIFDELCHGTIRPESKSYLLRVMDQLKKAGAEGVILGCTELGMLVTPEDTDLPVIDTTRIHALEAVNEALSH; the protein is encoded by the coding sequence ATGCAGACGATTGGATTACTGGGAGGGATGAGTTGGGAGTCGTCCGCGCTGTACTACCAGCTGATTAATGAAGAGGTAAACCGCCGGCTCGGGCGGCTGCATTCGGCCCGCTGCCTCCTGTACAGCGTTGACTTTGAAGAGATTGAACAGATTCAGGCCTCCGGCAGCTGGAAGAAAGCCGGAGAACGGCTCGGCGAAGCGGCCGCGGCCCTTGAACGCGGGGGCGCAGATTTTATTGTGCTCTGCACGAACACGATGCACAAGGTCGCCGGGACGATCGAAAGCTACATAAATATTCCGGTGCTGCATATCGCCGAAGCCACCATTCGTGAGATCCACCGGCAGCACCTTTCACGTGTCGGCCTGCTCGGCACCAAATATACGATGGAGGAAATGTTTTATACTGAAGGGCTCCAGGCAGGCGGCCTGGAGGTGACGCTGCCTGATCCAGAAGCACGTACGGAGATCAACCGTATCATCTTTGACGAGCTCTGCCACGGTACAATCCGGCCGGAATCCAAAAGCTATCTGCTCAGGGTTATGGACCAGCTTAAGAAAGCCGGAGCGGAAGGCGTTATTTTAGGCTGCACGGAGCTTGGCATGCTGGTCACCCCGGAGGACACCGACCTTCCGGTGATCGATACGACCCGCATCCACGCGCTCGAAGCCGTGAACGAGGCGCTCAGTCACTAA
- a CDS encoding ABC transporter substrate-binding protein, whose amino-acid sequence MGIVQHPKRLLGMTAASIGIMGALAGCSGQNDSSGQESSGSEESKGEEEIVIEHAFGETVIEGEPERVATVQWGNQDTVLALDEVPVGFSAANFGVTNDQGLLPWTEEKLDELGAEDPNVFQDTDGLDFEAVSDSNPDVILAAYSGITQEDYDLLSEIAPVVAYPESPWTTSWRDQIRLNSKGMAMEEEGEELITETENLIEEKASEYPEIEGKTVAWVNFSANDLSELHFYTPADPRVSFLNELGFENPDSVTELVEDESAFSVTMSAENADALNDVDLIMGYGDEELYEAVRADPQLGQISAIKEGNVAFVEDGSELGASGTPTALSIPYTIDDYMELIGEALNESDE is encoded by the coding sequence ATGGGCATTGTTCAACATCCAAAGCGTTTACTGGGAATGACAGCTGCTTCTATCGGAATCATGGGGGCTCTTGCCGGCTGCTCCGGGCAAAATGATTCCAGCGGCCAGGAATCATCGGGATCGGAAGAAAGCAAGGGGGAAGAGGAGATTGTGATTGAGCACGCCTTTGGGGAAACGGTCATTGAAGGAGAGCCGGAGCGGGTAGCGACGGTACAGTGGGGGAATCAGGACACGGTGCTTGCGTTGGATGAGGTGCCTGTCGGGTTTTCTGCCGCCAATTTCGGCGTGACGAATGACCAGGGGCTTCTGCCATGGACGGAGGAAAAGCTGGATGAGCTCGGTGCTGAAGATCCGAATGTCTTCCAGGACACGGATGGCCTGGATTTCGAAGCCGTATCGGACAGCAATCCCGACGTCATTTTGGCTGCGTATTCCGGTATTACCCAGGAGGATTACGATCTGTTGAGCGAAATTGCCCCGGTCGTGGCCTATCCGGAATCGCCGTGGACGACATCGTGGCGGGACCAGATTCGTCTGAATTCTAAAGGCATGGCGATGGAAGAGGAAGGCGAAGAGCTTATCACCGAAACGGAAAACCTGATCGAAGAGAAGGCCTCCGAATATCCGGAAATCGAAGGCAAAACCGTCGCATGGGTGAATTTTTCCGCCAACGATCTCTCTGAGCTGCATTTCTACACGCCAGCAGATCCACGAGTGTCCTTTTTAAATGAATTAGGGTTTGAAAACCCGGACAGCGTCACAGAATTAGTGGAGGACGAATCGGCATTTTCGGTAACGATGAGTGCTGAAAATGCGGATGCGCTTAACGATGTGGATCTTATCATGGGCTACGGGGATGAGGAGCTGTATGAAGCCGTCCGCGCCGATCCTCAGCTGGGACAGATCTCGGCCATTAAAGAGGGCAACGTAGCATTTGTGGAAGACGGCTCTGAACTGGGAGCGTCGGGCACGCCAACGGCGCTGTCGATTCCTTATACGATTGATGACTATATGGAATTGATCGGAGAAGCGCTCAACGAATCCGATGAGTAG
- a CDS encoding FecCD family ABC transporter permease encodes MNNVINVIIAERRQRRRKWLIVNALLVVLCLALCGAMLLLGNTIYSVPEVFRALTGEAAGSASFAVNTIRLPRMLAGLLAGFAFGIAGNVFQTMLGNPLANPEILGITAGSSAAALFCILILHTSDAIVSAAALVAGLVTVIIIYGFSKAGSFSTGRLILIGIGVQAMLTAFISYLQLIGRQEDLSKALQWLSGSLNGVQLDSMLPLMIGIVLGAPVVIGLGRHLSILELGEQSAVSLGLNTDITRILLILSSVCMLALATSVTGPIAFVAFLSGPIAKRLTGSGFTSVVPAGLIGTNLVLAADLLGQFAFDTRFPVGIITGVLGAPFLLYLLIRMNRKGSL; translated from the coding sequence ATGAATAATGTAATCAATGTAATCATTGCCGAACGGCGGCAGCGGCGCCGGAAATGGCTTATCGTTAATGCGCTTCTGGTAGTTCTGTGTCTCGCTCTCTGCGGTGCCATGCTGCTGCTCGGCAATACCATCTATTCCGTCCCGGAGGTGTTTCGGGCGCTGACGGGCGAGGCGGCAGGCAGTGCTTCTTTTGCGGTTAACACGATCCGGCTGCCGCGAATGCTTGCGGGGCTGCTGGCGGGCTTTGCGTTTGGTATCGCCGGTAACGTCTTTCAGACCATGCTGGGCAACCCTCTGGCCAACCCGGAAATACTGGGCATCACCGCTGGTTCGAGTGCGGCGGCGCTTTTTTGCATTCTGATTCTGCATACGAGCGATGCGATCGTTTCGGCTGCTGCGCTGGTAGCGGGGCTCGTTACCGTTATTATTATCTATGGTTTCTCGAAGGCGGGCTCGTTTTCCACGGGACGGTTGATTTTAATCGGTATCGGCGTGCAGGCGATGCTCACTGCCTTTATTTCGTATCTCCAGCTGATTGGGCGGCAGGAGGATTTGTCGAAGGCGCTGCAGTGGCTCAGCGGCAGCCTGAATGGTGTGCAGCTCGATTCCATGCTGCCGCTGATGATCGGTATCGTTCTCGGTGCGCCTGTCGTCATTGGACTCGGGAGGCATTTAAGCATCCTCGAGCTCGGAGAACAGTCGGCCGTCTCTCTCGGGTTGAATACGGATATAACAAGAATCCTGCTTATTCTAAGCTCAGTCTGCATGCTCGCTCTTGCAACATCGGTGACCGGTCCAATCGCTTTTGTGGCTTTCCTGTCCGGCCCCATTGCCAAACGGCTGACAGGAAGCGGCTTTACAAGCGTAGTCCCTGCCGGTCTGATCGGGACCAATCTGGTGCTGGCTGCGGATCTGCTCGGCCAGTTCGCTTTCGATACAAGATTTCCGGTCGGCATTATTACCGGTGTCCTTGGCGCCCCGTTTCTGCTGTATCTGCTTATTCGAATGAACCGAAAGGGAAGTTTATGA
- a CDS encoding iron ABC transporter permease: MSSIVKKRSAANVHVPRHLTKVLAFFSVALTACVLASLVFGARTLTWEEITAGLSYSSTESYAVSVVQERVPRTVFSLCCGAALGISGALMQAVTRNPIADPSILGVNTGAALFVVAGLAFWNISTAGQYIGFAIVGAILTAIFVYGIGTMGPAGATPLKLVLAGAATSAALSSVISMIILPRSNILDQFRFWQVGSVGSGSWSSILAFSPFLVVGVILAVLSASALNALALGDEVATGQGVRTGVLRIIAAFAGVILCGAVTALAGPIGFIGLMATHFIRLLLGPDLRLIIPISAMVGAIILTTADVLGRVIVSPGELEAGVVTAFIGAPLLIFLAMRMKVRSL, translated from the coding sequence ATGAGTAGTATCGTAAAGAAAAGAAGCGCTGCGAATGTTCATGTGCCGAGGCACCTGACGAAGGTGCTTGCTTTCTTTTCTGTTGCCCTTACTGCCTGTGTGCTGGCGTCGCTCGTGTTTGGTGCGCGGACGCTCACGTGGGAGGAAATAACAGCTGGATTATCCTATTCCAGTACGGAGTCGTATGCCGTGAGCGTCGTGCAGGAGAGGGTCCCCCGGACCGTGTTCAGCCTGTGCTGCGGCGCGGCGCTTGGCATCTCAGGAGCGTTGATGCAGGCCGTGACCAGAAATCCGATTGCTGACCCGAGCATCCTGGGGGTGAATACCGGGGCGGCACTGTTTGTGGTGGCCGGTCTTGCATTTTGGAATATAAGCACGGCCGGTCAGTACATAGGGTTTGCGATTGTAGGAGCCATTTTGACGGCCATTTTCGTGTACGGAATAGGGACGATGGGCCCGGCCGGCGCGACCCCGTTGAAGCTTGTACTCGCCGGAGCTGCGACAAGCGCTGCTTTGTCTTCGGTCATCAGCATGATTATTCTGCCGCGGTCGAACATTCTGGACCAGTTCCGGTTCTGGCAGGTGGGAAGCGTCGGTTCGGGCAGCTGGAGCAGCATATTAGCGTTTTCCCCCTTTTTAGTGGTTGGGGTAATCCTCGCTGTGCTGTCAGCTTCGGCATTGAATGCGCTCGCCCTTGGGGATGAGGTGGCTACCGGGCAGGGCGTCCGGACCGGGGTGCTGAGAATTATCGCCGCCTTTGCGGGGGTCATCCTGTGCGGTGCGGTCACGGCGCTTGCCGGGCCGATAGGCTTTATCGGGCTTATGGCCACTCATTTTATCCGCCTGCTGCTCGGGCCTGATTTGCGCTTGATTATCCCCATATCAGCGATGGTCGGAGCCATTATCCTTACGACAGCGGACGTTTTGGGACGGGTCATCGTCAGCCCCGGGGAGCTCGAAGCGGGTGTGGTGACGGCATTTATCGGCGCCCCGCTGTTAATCTTTTTAGCTATGCGAATGAAAGTGCGGTCGTTATGA
- the dgoD gene encoding galactonate dehydratase has protein sequence MKIRSYELFQVPPRWLFLKITTDEGLEGWGEPIVEGRAASVKAAVDELMEYMIGEDPMRIEDHWNKLYRSGFYRGGPIHMSALAGIDQALWDIKGKYYNAPIYDLMGGACRDNINIYSWIGGDRPSDVGAAAKETVDSGFRAIKMNGTEEMQYIDSFDKVEEAVARVAAVREAVGTGVGIGIDFHGRVHRPMAKVIAKELEPYHPMFIEEPVLTENMEALQELRQHTHIPIATGERMYSRWEFKHMLANGWVDIIQPDLSHAGGITEGKKIATMAEAYDVALAPHCPLGPIALAACLQVDATSHNAFIQEQSLGIHYNQSNDLLDYIEDKSVFAYEDGAVKMPQGPGLGITINEDYVRERARESHNWKNPVWRHKDGTIAEW, from the coding sequence ATGAAAATCCGATCCTACGAACTATTTCAGGTGCCGCCGCGGTGGCTGTTTCTAAAAATTACGACTGATGAAGGCCTCGAAGGCTGGGGCGAGCCGATCGTGGAAGGGCGCGCTGCTTCGGTCAAGGCGGCCGTTGATGAATTGATGGAATACATGATTGGGGAGGATCCGATGCGGATCGAGGACCACTGGAACAAGCTGTACCGCTCCGGGTTCTACCGCGGCGGACCGATTCACATGAGTGCGCTCGCCGGCATTGATCAGGCGCTCTGGGACATTAAAGGCAAATACTACAATGCGCCGATTTATGACCTGATGGGCGGCGCCTGTCGCGACAACATTAACATCTACTCCTGGATCGGCGGCGACCGTCCGAGCGACGTCGGCGCAGCGGCGAAGGAAACCGTGGATTCCGGCTTCCGGGCAATTAAAATGAACGGCACGGAGGAGATGCAGTACATTGATTCGTTCGATAAAGTCGAAGAAGCGGTCGCGCGCGTAGCGGCCGTACGGGAAGCGGTCGGCACAGGCGTTGGCATTGGCATCGATTTTCACGGGCGGGTGCACCGGCCGATGGCAAAGGTAATTGCCAAAGAGCTCGAGCCATATCATCCGATGTTTATCGAAGAGCCGGTACTGACTGAAAACATGGAGGCGCTGCAGGAGCTTCGCCAGCATACGCATATCCCGATTGCGACCGGAGAGCGTATGTATTCGCGCTGGGAGTTTAAGCATATGCTCGCGAACGGCTGGGTCGATATTATTCAGCCGGACCTCTCGCACGCCGGCGGCATTACCGAGGGCAAAAAAATTGCCACAATGGCGGAAGCGTATGACGTAGCCCTGGCGCCGCACTGCCCGCTCGGCCCAATTGCACTTGCGGCCTGCCTACAGGTGGACGCCACAAGCCACAACGCCTTCATTCAGGAGCAGAGCCTCGGCATCCACTACAACCAGAGCAACGACCTGCTCGACTATATTGAAGACAAAAGCGTGTTTGCCTATGAAGACGGCGCGGTGAAAATGCCGCAGGGGCCGGGTCTTGGCATTACGATCAATGAAGACTACGTGCGTGAGCGCGCCAGGGAAAGCCACAACTGGAAAAACCCGGTATGGCGGCATAAGGACGGCACGATTGCCGAATGGTAA